The Thermoclostridium stercorarium subsp. stercorarium DSM 8532 genome contains a region encoding:
- the lspA gene encoding signal peptidase II, whose product MFWTILIAVLFALDQVTKAYVRDNLPLGVRNEVIPGFFYFTHVENTGAAFGILKNGRYFFIILTVIICGILIYVMIKNKQKLLRLAISFILAGAAGNWIDRVIRGKVTDFFDFYIFGYDYPVFNVADICINIGTFLLVFFVLFIYKEPKKENAAAEDLMAGAGEDDE is encoded by the coding sequence ATGTTCTGGACGATTTTAATAGCCGTGTTGTTTGCATTGGATCAGGTAACAAAGGCGTACGTGAGGGATAATCTCCCCTTGGGGGTAAGAAACGAAGTGATCCCCGGCTTTTTTTATTTTACCCATGTGGAAAATACCGGCGCTGCCTTCGGCATACTCAAAAACGGCAGGTACTTTTTTATAATACTGACTGTTATAATCTGTGGCATACTGATTTATGTGATGATAAAGAATAAACAGAAATTGCTAAGACTTGCGATTTCCTTTATTCTGGCAGGCGCAGCCGGAAACTGGATTGATCGTGTTATCCGCGGAAAAGTAACCGATTTTTTTGATTTTTATATTTTCGGATATGATTATCCTGTCTTTAATGTTGCTGATATTTGCATAAACATTGGTACGTTTCTTCTTGTGTTTTTTGTGCTTTTCATCTATAAGGAACCAAAAAAAGAAAATGCGGCAGCAGAAGACTTAATGGCTGGTGCAGGTGAGGATGACGAATGA
- a CDS encoding RluA family pseudouridine synthase — protein sequence MSENREIEITVDENEAGQRLDAFLSGKIPDVSRNYIQKLIEDNLVLVNGQSTKAKVRTYPGMKITVYVPQPEPLRVKPENIPLDIVYEDSDILIINKPRNMVVHPAPGNEDNTLVNAVLYHCGDSLSDINGIIRPGIVHRIDKDTTGLIAVAKNNKAHQSLALQLKEHSMKRVYDAIVEGIIREDRGVIDAPIGRHPVDRKKMAVVPGKGKEAITHFEVLERLKGATYVRLRLETGRTHQIRVHMAYINHPVYGDPLYGRSTKKLTGGQMLHARFLRLKHPTTGEYMEFEAELPEDFIKLLDFLRD from the coding sequence ATGAGTGAAAACAGGGAAATTGAAATAACAGTGGACGAAAACGAGGCGGGGCAGAGGCTGGACGCTTTTCTGTCCGGGAAAATTCCAGATGTGTCGAGAAATTATATTCAGAAACTCATAGAAGACAACCTTGTTCTTGTAAACGGACAAAGCACAAAGGCAAAAGTCAGGACATATCCCGGCATGAAAATAACGGTATATGTTCCTCAACCCGAACCGCTCAGGGTTAAACCGGAGAATATTCCGCTGGATATTGTTTACGAGGATTCGGATATACTGATAATTAACAAACCCAGAAACATGGTGGTTCATCCTGCCCCCGGAAATGAGGACAATACGCTTGTAAATGCCGTTCTTTATCACTGCGGGGATTCGCTTTCGGACATAAACGGCATTATAAGGCCGGGCATTGTACACCGTATTGACAAGGATACAACGGGGCTTATTGCCGTGGCTAAAAACAACAAGGCCCATCAGTCTCTTGCCCTCCAGCTTAAGGAACACAGTATGAAACGGGTTTATGATGCAATTGTGGAGGGAATAATCCGGGAGGACAGAGGTGTTATAGATGCACCGATAGGCCGCCATCCCGTCGACAGAAAAAAGATGGCTGTGGTGCCCGGAAAAGGCAAAGAAGCGATAACCCATTTTGAAGTGCTGGAACGCCTTAAAGGAGCCACTTATGTGAGATTAAGGCTCGAAACCGGAAGAACCCACCAGATACGGGTGCATATGGCTTATATTAACCATCCGGTATATGGGGATCCGCTGTACGGAAGGAGCACAAAAAAACTCACCGGTGGTCAGATGCTCCATGCAAGATTTTTGAGACTGAAACATCCAACCACCGGCGAATATATGGAATTTGAAGCCGAACTTCCCGAAGATTTCATAAAACTTCTTGATTTCCTCAGAGACTGA
- a CDS encoding tetratricopeptide repeat protein — MKQKSSLSFLTWGLIPLIVLLILFRISKTAGILGMLAYLVLIFVYNINLFYQIKGQTEYSKGNLQMAEKWFKKAAESGKANADVLVNYGFILFKEGKLKEAEEAFSKAMQKSKNQDEKNRVKSNLALVIWKKGELDKAFGMLKEVIAEYKTTAVYGSLGYLAIEKGDLDEALKINLEAYDYNSDNAIILDNLAHLYHLRGEMDKAGEMFEKLMEKKPHFPEAYYDYGKYLEDAGELDKAREMYEKALKCTFNFNNTITREQVQKELDRVNEKLKGN, encoded by the coding sequence TTGAAACAGAAATCATCGCTGTCATTTCTGACTTGGGGTCTTATACCATTAATTGTGCTTCTTATTCTGTTCAGGATTAGTAAAACAGCGGGCATTCTGGGAATGCTGGCGTATCTGGTTTTGATTTTCGTTTATAATATCAACCTTTTCTATCAGATAAAGGGACAAACTGAATACAGCAAGGGAAATCTTCAGATGGCCGAAAAATGGTTTAAAAAAGCTGCAGAGTCCGGAAAGGCGAATGCCGATGTTCTGGTAAATTACGGTTTTATTCTTTTCAAGGAGGGAAAACTGAAAGAAGCCGAGGAAGCATTCTCGAAAGCAATGCAGAAAAGCAAAAATCAGGATGAAAAAAACAGGGTTAAATCAAATCTCGCCCTTGTAATCTGGAAAAAGGGTGAGCTTGATAAAGCTTTTGGCATGCTTAAGGAAGTTATTGCCGAATATAAAACAACTGCGGTATATGGAAGCCTTGGATATCTGGCTATAGAAAAAGGGGATCTGGATGAAGCTCTGAAAATAAACCTTGAGGCTTATGATTACAATTCGGATAATGCGATAATTCTTGATAACCTGGCTCATTTGTACCATTTAAGGGGTGAAATGGATAAGGCCGGGGAAATGTTTGAGAAGCTTATGGAGAAGAAACCGCATTTTCCGGAGGCCTACTATGATTACGGAAAGTATCTGGAAGACGCCGGAGAGTTAGATAAAGCCCGTGAAATGTATGAAAAGGCTTTGAAGTGTACTTTCAATTTTAATAATACCATTACCAGAGAACAGGTTCAGAAGGAACTGGACCGTGTGAACGAAAAACTAAAGGGAAATTAG
- a CDS encoding ABC transporter permease, producing MIPFLKNAIIAGTPLTFGILGAMYNEKAGNLNLGIEGMMLLGAVAGFQVALLTMNPVLALLAAMVFGALGALIYAFLTVTLRANQSVTGLALTIFGTGLSRFWGKRLMGTVLPESFSRNFRPLSLPFLSKIPVLGPILSVFLEQDLFVYLSYVIVILSGIYLYHTRFGLNLRAVGENTAAADASGINVTLYKYVHILIGGALCGLGGAYLSLVYVPSWQDNITSGRGWIAIALVIFTSWNPYRAFWGAFLFGGLDIVGFRIQTLNLPITINQHFLRMLPYLATMLVIIIGAVRKSSSHMPPKDLGNPYFREER from the coding sequence ATGATTCCATTTCTGAAAAACGCGATAATAGCAGGAACACCGCTTACTTTCGGAATATTGGGAGCTATGTACAATGAAAAGGCGGGAAACTTAAATCTTGGAATTGAGGGAATGATGCTTTTAGGAGCAGTGGCAGGCTTCCAGGTTGCGCTGCTTACAATGAACCCTGTTCTTGCCCTGCTTGCCGCAATGGTTTTCGGTGCCCTTGGTGCATTGATATATGCCTTTCTGACCGTGACTTTGCGGGCAAATCAGTCGGTAACCGGGCTTGCGCTTACAATATTCGGAACGGGTCTGTCCAGATTCTGGGGTAAGCGCCTGATGGGAACCGTTTTGCCCGAATCCTTCAGCCGTAATTTCCGCCCTCTTTCTTTGCCGTTCCTTTCCAAAATCCCTGTGCTGGGACCGATACTTTCGGTATTCCTTGAACAGGACCTGTTTGTTTATTTAAGCTACGTTATAGTAATCTTATCGGGTATATATTTGTACCATACGCGTTTCGGGCTGAATTTGAGGGCGGTAGGTGAAAATACCGCAGCGGCCGATGCTTCGGGAATTAACGTTACTCTTTACAAATATGTCCATATACTCATAGGCGGCGCATTATGCGGATTGGGCGGCGCATATCTCTCCCTTGTTTATGTTCCGTCATGGCAGGATAACATAACTTCGGGCCGCGGCTGGATAGCCATCGCCCTTGTTATATTTACTTCATGGAATCCCTACAGGGCTTTCTGGGGCGCTTTTCTCTTCGGAGGCCTTGATATTGTCGGCTTCCGCATACAGACACTGAACCTGCCCATAACAATAAACCAGCACTTTTTAAGAATGCTGCCGTATCTTGCCACAATGCTGGTCATTATCATCGGAGCGGTAAGAAAAAGCTCCAGTCATATGCCGCCAAAGGATTTGGGAAACCCGTATTTCAGGGAAGAACGGTAA
- the nadA gene encoding quinolinate synthase NadA, which yields MTENFAEMMEEIKKMKKERNAVIVAHNYQLDEVQELADVVGDSFRLSQYCASTDADVVVFCGVHFMAESAKILSPEKTVLLPEIDAGCPMADMVTPEALIEEKKKYPNATVVCYINTSAAVKAECDVCCTSSNAVNVIRSIPNDEILFVPDKNLGSYVAKQVPDKKIHLWDGYCITHHRVSASDVQKAKGIHPDALVLAHPECRQEVLELADFVGSTAQIIEYAKKSSHDKFLIATEMGILHQLRKDNPDKTFYLLTQGLVCPNMKKTTVESVYNALKHGRYEIKLDEDIIRRARRSLDAMLRVR from the coding sequence ATGACTGAGAATTTTGCTGAAATGATGGAAGAAATAAAGAAAATGAAGAAGGAAAGAAACGCAGTTATCGTAGCTCATAACTACCAGTTGGATGAAGTGCAGGAGCTGGCGGATGTGGTTGGGGATTCGTTCAGGTTAAGCCAGTACTGTGCCTCTACCGACGCCGATGTTGTTGTTTTCTGCGGAGTGCATTTTATGGCAGAAAGCGCAAAGATTCTCTCTCCCGAAAAGACGGTTTTGCTCCCTGAAATTGATGCAGGGTGCCCGATGGCCGATATGGTAACACCGGAGGCACTAATTGAGGAAAAAAAGAAATACCCAAATGCCACGGTAGTATGTTACATAAATACATCTGCAGCTGTTAAGGCAGAATGTGATGTATGCTGCACATCCTCCAATGCAGTGAATGTTATCAGGTCTATACCGAACGATGAGATTTTGTTTGTTCCGGATAAAAATCTGGGAAGTTATGTCGCAAAGCAGGTACCCGACAAAAAAATACATTTATGGGACGGATACTGCATAACACATCACAGGGTCAGCGCAAGCGATGTGCAAAAGGCAAAGGGCATTCATCCCGATGCTTTGGTTCTGGCGCATCCGGAATGCAGGCAGGAAGTGTTGGAGCTGGCCGATTTTGTCGGGAGTACCGCTCAAATTATTGAATATGCCAAAAAAAGCAGTCATGATAAATTTCTTATAGCGACTGAAATGGGAATTTTACATCAACTGAGAAAGGACAACCCTGACAAGACCTTTTATCTTCTGACCCAGGGGCTTGTTTGCCCGAACATGAAAAAAACTACTGTGGAAAGTGTATATAATGCGCTGAAACATGGCAGGTATGAAATAAAACTTGATGAAGACATAATCAGGCGTGCACGCAGATCACTGGATGCCATGCTCAGAGTTCGGTAG
- a CDS encoding BMP family ABC transporter substrate-binding protein, with the protein MKKKSIICLFAVVLCLAMILTGCGTAQNNAGQKKLKVGFVYIGTANEPGYTYAHEQGRLYAQEKLGNKVEFVVQENVSDTDDSIVSVIQSMIEQGCKMIFANSYGYMDYMYDMAEEYPDVIFLHCSGSKSRENMLNYFGRMYQARYLSGIVAGMKTETNKIGYVAAHPIPEVIRGINAFTLGVRSVNPDATVEVVWTSTWYDPSLEKAAAISLLDKGCDVIAQHQDTTGPQIAAQERGKWCIGYNCDTSDIVPDAFLTAPIWNWGPYYTEQIQKVLDGTWKSENYWGGMEDGVVALAPLKNAPEGAQEKVDEMAQKIISGEFKVFQGPIKDQNGNVRVPEGTVMTDEELLSFNWFVEGVIGTIPED; encoded by the coding sequence ATGAAAAAGAAAAGCATTATCTGTTTATTCGCTGTGGTTTTATGTCTGGCAATGATTCTGACAGGCTGCGGTACAGCTCAGAACAATGCCGGGCAGAAAAAGCTGAAGGTTGGATTTGTCTACATCGGTACTGCTAATGAACCGGGGTATACGTATGCTCACGAACAGGGAAGACTTTATGCCCAGGAAAAGCTTGGCAACAAAGTCGAATTTGTTGTACAGGAAAATGTCAGTGACACTGACGATTCAATTGTCTCAGTAATCCAGTCAATGATTGAACAGGGCTGCAAAATGATTTTTGCCAACTCTTACGGCTATATGGATTATATGTATGATATGGCCGAAGAATACCCTGATGTTATTTTCCTGCACTGCTCAGGCAGCAAAAGCCGTGAAAACATGCTGAATTATTTCGGAAGGATGTATCAGGCCCGTTATCTTTCAGGAATAGTGGCAGGTATGAAAACAGAAACCAATAAAATAGGTTATGTTGCCGCTCATCCCATTCCGGAAGTAATAAGGGGAATTAACGCTTTCACCCTTGGTGTCCGTTCGGTTAATCCCGACGCCACGGTGGAAGTGGTGTGGACCTCCACATGGTATGATCCTTCTTTGGAAAAGGCCGCAGCAATATCCCTTCTGGATAAGGGTTGTGATGTTATAGCTCAGCATCAGGATACAACCGGCCCGCAGATTGCAGCCCAGGAACGCGGCAAATGGTGTATTGGTTACAACTGTGACACTTCCGACATCGTACCCGATGCATTCCTGACAGCACCGATATGGAACTGGGGTCCGTATTACACGGAACAGATTCAGAAGGTTCTTGACGGTACATGGAAGAGCGAAAACTATTGGGGCGGAATGGAAGACGGCGTAGTTGCCCTCGCTCCTCTGAAGAATGCACCTGAAGGCGCTCAGGAAAAAGTTGATGAAATGGCACAAAAAATTATAAGCGGTGAATTCAAAGTATTCCAGGGACCGATAAAGGATCAGAACGGAAATGTCCGTGTGCCCGAAGGAACGGTTATGACCGATGAAGAACTCCTGAGTTTTAACTGGTTTGTTGAGGGTGTTATCGGAACCATACCTGAAGACTAA
- a CDS encoding ABC transporter permease has protein sequence MQIVKREGTSVKQVIIIRLIAIMAAIVVSGIFIVFLGYNPVQVYSNIISGALGSKIRLKATLLEMCPLVITSLGILVAFKMKFWNIGGEGQILMGAFAATYVALFVDWLPKPLVLPVMFIVGFLTGGLWGVIPAFFKARFGANETIMTLMLNYIATQWVTYLQYGPWRDPSLKGFAKIANFPDYALLPKLFGIHIGFYISLALVAIITWFLRKTKRGFEIAVVGESVSTARYAGMDISRIIIATMLLSGGLCGITGVIQAAGVNKTLTMNVSSGYGFTAVITTYLSGLSAPRVLVVSFLFAILLQGGSYIQSALQIPQAAADVLQGMILFCALGSEFFVRYKIRFNRKNSVSSEVK, from the coding sequence ATGCAAATAGTGAAACGTGAAGGTACGTCAGTTAAACAGGTAATCATAATCCGTCTGATTGCCATCATGGCTGCGATTGTTGTTTCGGGTATCTTTATTGTTTTTCTGGGATATAATCCCGTTCAGGTATATTCCAATATAATTTCAGGAGCCCTTGGTTCAAAAATCCGCCTTAAAGCCACATTACTCGAAATGTGCCCGTTGGTAATCACCTCCCTCGGAATACTGGTGGCATTTAAGATGAAATTCTGGAATATCGGCGGTGAGGGACAAATTCTGATGGGGGCTTTCGCGGCAACTTATGTAGCACTTTTCGTTGACTGGCTTCCGAAACCACTTGTTCTTCCTGTTATGTTTATAGTAGGTTTTCTTACAGGCGGTTTATGGGGCGTGATACCTGCCTTTTTCAAGGCCAGGTTTGGAGCCAATGAGACAATTATGACTCTTATGCTTAACTATATTGCCACCCAGTGGGTCACATATCTCCAGTATGGCCCGTGGAGGGATCCCAGCTTAAAGGGGTTCGCCAAAATTGCAAATTTCCCTGACTATGCCTTGCTCCCTAAATTATTTGGAATTCATATAGGGTTTTATATTTCCCTTGCACTCGTTGCTATAATAACCTGGTTCCTCAGAAAAACAAAAAGGGGTTTCGAAATTGCAGTAGTCGGCGAAAGCGTAAGCACTGCCAGATACGCCGGAATGGACATTTCAAGGATAATAATAGCCACAATGCTTTTAAGCGGGGGCCTGTGCGGCATTACAGGAGTTATTCAGGCGGCAGGCGTAAATAAAACTCTTACGATGAACGTTTCAAGCGGTTATGGATTTACTGCCGTTATAACCACATATTTGTCAGGGCTGAGTGCTCCACGGGTTCTGGTTGTTTCATTCCTTTTCGCCATTCTTCTGCAGGGCGGCTCATACATACAGTCGGCGCTTCAGATTCCGCAAGCCGCCGCAGACGTGCTTCAGGGAATGATATTGTTCTGCGCCCTCGGCAGTGAATTCTTCGTACGGTACAAAATACGATTTAACAGAAAGAACTCAGTTTCATCGGAGGTTAAATAA
- a CDS encoding ABC transporter ATP-binding protein encodes MSNKTVLVEMKNICKTFGVIRANIDVNFSVYEGEIHGLLGENGAGKSTLVNMLSGIYKPDSGSIFIHGKEVNIHSPKHAIELGIGMIHQHFKLVDVLTAAENILLGYSKAGYTSKKNKIKSIQDVMASYGMEIDLNKKIKDMSVSEKQTVEILKVLYRGSRILILDEPTAVLTPQETQKLFAILRNLAGTGCAIIIITHKLNEIMEVTDRVTVLRQGKTVATLETSKTNIRELTELMVGKPVNLSIERVNAKRGNLLLSVKGLTALGEHNVPVLDDVTFDLYEGEILGVAGVAGSGQKELCEAIAGLYPVATGDIYFKGENIVGYSPREIIRRGVSMSFIPEDRLGMGLVPSMDMVDNMLLKDYINQPGITINRKPAREKAERVKKRLDIQAPSIFTPIRKLSGGNIQKVLLGREIDASPQLLITAYPVRGLDIGASYTIYELLKEQKRKGVGILYIGEDLDVLIELCDRIMVLCYGKITGIVDAQNVTKEDLGLMMAGVSPAEKEDSVCK; translated from the coding sequence ATGAGTAATAAAACAGTTTTGGTTGAAATGAAAAACATCTGCAAAACCTTTGGCGTAATACGCGCAAATATCGACGTAAACTTTTCGGTGTACGAAGGGGAAATTCACGGTCTGCTGGGTGAAAACGGCGCCGGCAAAAGCACTCTGGTAAATATGCTTTCAGGTATTTATAAGCCCGACAGCGGCAGTATTTTTATTCACGGAAAAGAGGTTAACATCCATTCACCAAAACATGCCATTGAACTGGGAATAGGCATGATACACCAGCACTTTAAGCTGGTTGACGTCCTAACTGCGGCCGAAAACATCCTTTTAGGTTACAGCAAAGCGGGTTATACGTCAAAAAAGAATAAAATTAAATCAATTCAGGACGTAATGGCCAGTTACGGCATGGAAATCGATCTGAACAAGAAGATCAAGGACATGTCGGTAAGTGAAAAACAGACGGTGGAAATACTCAAAGTTCTATACCGCGGTTCAAGAATTCTTATTCTTGATGAACCGACGGCAGTATTAACCCCACAGGAAACTCAGAAGCTTTTTGCAATACTCAGAAACCTTGCCGGAACAGGGTGCGCGATCATAATCATCACTCACAAGCTGAATGAGATCATGGAAGTCACCGACAGGGTTACCGTTCTGAGACAGGGAAAAACCGTCGCGACACTGGAAACATCCAAAACAAACATACGGGAACTGACCGAGCTTATGGTGGGTAAACCCGTTAATCTCTCCATTGAACGGGTTAATGCAAAAAGAGGAAACCTGCTGTTATCCGTTAAAGGCCTGACCGCTTTGGGTGAACATAATGTTCCGGTGCTCGACGATGTAACCTTTGATCTGTACGAAGGTGAAATTTTAGGTGTGGCAGGTGTGGCCGGAAGCGGACAGAAAGAACTGTGCGAGGCAATCGCAGGCCTTTACCCCGTCGCAACGGGCGATATTTATTTTAAAGGTGAAAACATTGTGGGCTACAGTCCCCGTGAAATAATCAGGCGCGGCGTCAGCATGAGTTTCATTCCCGAAGATCGCCTTGGGATGGGGCTTGTTCCGTCAATGGACATGGTTGATAATATGCTTCTGAAGGATTATATCAATCAGCCCGGAATTACGATAAATCGAAAACCTGCAAGGGAAAAAGCCGAACGGGTTAAGAAACGCCTCGACATACAGGCTCCCAGTATTTTCACTCCAATCCGTAAGCTTTCGGGAGGAAACATCCAGAAGGTCCTGCTGGGAAGGGAAATTGACGCAAGCCCTCAGCTCCTTATCACCGCATACCCGGTCAGAGGCCTTGACATTGGTGCTTCATACACAATTTATGAGCTTTTGAAGGAACAGAAGCGAAAAGGCGTCGGCATTCTTTATATAGGCGAAGATCTAGATGTATTGATAGAACTTTGTGACAGAATAATGGTTTTATGTTACGGTAAGATTACCGGTATAGTAGATGCTCAGAATGTTACAAAGGAAGACCTTGGCCTTATGATGGCAGGTGTTTCTCCGGCAGAGAAGGAGGATTCCGTATGCAAATAG
- a CDS encoding SpoIID/LytB domain-containing protein — MEKKFFSAVLILLILFCVSDFNSLAASYPDTVRVGLNYGSDAVSSVQVNAEKGLNIGYYGNNTFTLLYQHNSNKPVIIRKDGYFIRTENGIAEYSPTEGIPSAGQAMGPWHLKIGGTVADYDTAKSIAETYNKSGIITYVAYDGGWQVWAGFYPDKKSAENDIPVVRERLGVADISVLPETSKRLVIYDSAFNVILLYGGENGYLQVHPKPENNPYILTVNGKRYRNYIEIRRYTDSDLTLINILNIEEYLYGVVPSEIEADAPIEAIKAQAVAARTYTYQNIGKYEKWGFDLTDTVSSQVYNGYDAERPATNRAVDETRGQKIMYNGKLAQVFYFASSGGMTANVSEVWGSEIPYLVSVPDPYESETARNYIWEKTLTAAEIKQILFRSGVDIGDIISVSAEEYSSSGRVTVLRITGTKGSVTYYKQDTRLIFNLNSQKYTIESAGNVVVKTADGSLLTIALDGRTVVSKSGATKLSSSGLATASVIGSGNNIRKISMSSDVYTFSGRGWGHGVGMSQEGAKGFARQGYTYDQILKHYFQGVTIE, encoded by the coding sequence ATGGAGAAAAAATTTTTTTCCGCTGTTTTGATTTTGCTGATTTTGTTCTGCGTTTCTGATTTTAATTCTTTAGCAGCCTCGTATCCCGATACGGTCAGAGTGGGGTTAAATTACGGCAGCGACGCGGTGTCAAGCGTTCAGGTTAATGCCGAGAAGGGCCTAAATATAGGTTATTACGGAAATAACACCTTTACTCTGCTGTATCAGCACAACAGCAACAAGCCCGTTATAATAAGAAAAGACGGATATTTCATAAGAACAGAAAATGGAATTGCGGAATACTCACCGACAGAGGGAATTCCTTCGGCAGGACAGGCAATGGGTCCGTGGCATCTGAAAATAGGCGGAACAGTCGCAGACTATGACACAGCGAAAAGTATTGCCGAAACCTATAATAAATCAGGCATAATAACATACGTGGCCTATGACGGAGGGTGGCAGGTTTGGGCAGGATTTTACCCCGACAAGAAATCCGCCGAGAATGATATTCCGGTTGTCAGGGAAAGGCTGGGGGTTGCAGACATTTCAGTACTCCCTGAGACTTCAAAAAGGCTTGTTATTTACGATTCTGCTTTTAACGTTATTTTGCTTTACGGTGGTGAAAACGGTTATCTTCAGGTGCACCCTAAGCCTGAAAACAATCCTTATATACTGACGGTAAACGGAAAAAGATACAGAAATTACATAGAAATACGAAGGTATACCGACAGTGACCTTACCCTTATTAACATACTTAATATCGAAGAATATCTATACGGGGTTGTCCCATCGGAAATAGAGGCGGATGCGCCGATTGAAGCCATTAAGGCGCAGGCGGTGGCTGCGAGGACTTACACATACCAGAATATCGGAAAATACGAAAAATGGGGATTTGATTTAACGGATACGGTTTCATCCCAAGTATATAACGGATACGACGCTGAAAGACCTGCCACGAACAGAGCGGTGGACGAAACCAGAGGTCAGAAAATAATGTATAACGGCAAGCTGGCCCAGGTTTTCTACTTTGCCTCAAGCGGAGGTATGACGGCTAATGTTTCGGAAGTATGGGGCTCGGAAATTCCATATCTGGTGAGCGTTCCTGATCCGTACGAGTCCGAGACTGCACGCAATTATATCTGGGAAAAAACCTTAACAGCCGCGGAAATAAAGCAAATACTTTTTCGAAGCGGTGTGGATATTGGAGATATTATTTCGGTGAGTGCGGAAGAGTATTCATCATCCGGACGCGTAACAGTGCTGAGAATAACGGGAACCAAAGGCTCAGTGACGTATTACAAGCAGGATACAAGGCTGATATTTAACCTTAACAGTCAGAAATACACCATTGAATCGGCAGGAAACGTTGTGGTGAAAACCGCCGACGGTTCTTTACTGACAATCGCTCTTGACGGAAGAACTGTGGTATCCAAATCGGGAGCGACGAAGCTGTCTTCTTCGGGCCTTGCTACAGCCTCAGTTATAGGCAGTGGAAACAATATACGCAAGATAAGCATGTCGTCCGATGTATATACCTTCAGCGGCAGAGGCTGGGGGCATGGTGTCGGTATGAGCCAGGAAGGAGCGAAAGGGTTCGCAAGACAGGGGTATACCTATGACCAGATACTGAAGCATTATTTCCAGGGTGTAACGATTGAATGA
- a CDS encoding xanthine phosphoribosyltransferase, with product MESLKQRILKDGVIIDGNILKVDSFLNHQIDPRLAFDIGKEFYNRFKNARVDKILTVETSGIAFAVCTGYNFNVPVVFAKKYNGLNMSPEVYRSKIRSYTKQTDYIISVSKEYLSSNENILIIDDFLANGQAVLGLIDIANQAKCNITGVGIVIEKGFQQGGQILRNLGIRLESLAVIESFNNNKIIFRED from the coding sequence ATGGAATCTTTAAAACAGCGTATATTGAAAGACGGCGTCATTATTGACGGAAATATATTGAAGGTGGATTCATTTTTGAACCACCAGATTGATCCCCGGTTAGCCTTTGATATCGGAAAAGAATTCTATAATCGTTTCAAAAATGCAAGGGTTGACAAAATATTAACGGTAGAGACATCAGGAATAGCCTTTGCGGTGTGTACAGGCTACAATTTTAACGTACCTGTTGTTTTTGCTAAAAAATATAACGGACTGAACATGTCACCTGAGGTATATCGAAGTAAAATCCGTTCATATACAAAGCAAACCGATTATATCATATCCGTCTCGAAAGAATACCTCTCTTCAAACGAAAACATTCTTATAATCGATGATTTTCTTGCAAACGGACAAGCTGTTTTAGGGCTTATCGACATAGCAAATCAGGCAAAATGCAATATCACGGGTGTTGGCATTGTAATTGAAAAAGGGTTTCAGCAAGGTGGCCAAATCCTCAGAAACCTTGGGATTCGCCTTGAATCCCTTGCTGTTATAGAGTCTTTTAATAATAACAAAATAATATTCAGGGAGGATTAG